TTCCGAGTAACAACGTCATATACATTGAGAATAAATTACAAGAACACAATTAAAGGGGATCCAAATTCAAATGAGCAAATAGAATCGATAATGTTAACTCAATTCGTAAGATTAACAGATATAGAACATAAACCCAAAGAAAGGGTAATTAGTCAAGGCTATGAAGTAGGGAAAttaatctatcttaatttttCAGAATGTATGACTAACTTTACCTTATACGTCCAACAGTAGTCATGTATACATGGAATTGCCTTGCTAGCTGAACAACCGGTTCCGCAGTTAACCCCGAGAAGCAGAACATTCCAACCTGAACCATTACAGTTACAGTCACGGATCCTCATTCTTTTTACTCAAAAGCATAATGAATTGAATGTCAACCTGTTCAGTTATGTGATCCCAATTGAGAGAAGAACCGGACTGACATAGGATTTCCTGCAGATATGCCATgcccttttattataaataaatatcaaattatTCCATGCATTTCATTaagaagaaacagaagaaaataaaattacctTAACCTCTTTGATCCATAGTTCTTTTATGGTTGGATCAGTGAGGATAGTCGAAACAAGCAATATGCCGTGAAGAGGAGGACTATTATTCATTGCCCTGGCAATTCTCTGTATTTGGCTTGTTATTGCAATTGATTGCTCCATATCATCACATACCTCTGTTTGCATATCAAAGCTGAAATTCAGAATGATTTGCAACTAGTGAAGCTGATGAAAACAATTGAGAGCAATTTGCATACCTCTGTTGGCTTTTTTTTCACACATATATACCTAATCCGAACTCTTTCGGTGCTGTTTCAACCATCAAAGGCACCCTATTCAGCAAGTAAACATCAGCATACAGTAGAAACAGAATGTATACTCGATTAACAAAAACAACCTTAATGAGGCAAAAACTCACTCAATGCCAACAAATGAATTACATGTATTAACATCTCATGTATCTTTTCCCAGGAAATTTAGGAAAGGAAAGGAGGAAAAATGTCCTTTGCCATGGAACATAGtgtaaaaaaggaaaatagCAGTCTATATTCAACATAAGATTCCAGAGAACACTAATTACAGCTGAAGCTTAACCCATGAGTTTACATACAGATCAGACACTAATACCTATTAATTGCTTCAAGAAAACGTGAAATGTTTGTGCTGTCTCTCATCAAGCAGCTGAAGAAATACAAGGTCACAGGGTCAAACTAGTGTTACCTTTCTATGATCCATAATGTTTACaatcaaaaagaaaacaaaaattggAGTGAAACAACCAAAATATATGTAAAAACTAGCATTAacaatcaaaaagaaaaaagcacTACAACAAATGGGTGAGAAGTTCAATAAGGAATCCAATATCAAAATAAGATCACCTCATACACAGTTCATGCTTCTATTTGCATTGCAGGCATCTCTTTCGTGGATATCCATATGAAGTTCAGACGGAGCATGGGCTTTGCCATGTAGATATATCAGTAATTAGATCTCGTAATTGATCAAGAAGCAGCTTGAGACAAGCGTTCTTGCTAACGAGTAAGAACAAATTCAAAGGAAAGAATgcagaagaaaaggaaaaactaaAAGCACAAATCAAGAAAAATGATCAAATATAAAATACAGCAACATCAAGAGCCCAAGAtatcttataatatatacatttccaAATTCTAATAACAGCTTTAAATTTGTTCCAATAGGATGTTACATATTAGCTATACTTTGGTGATCCCTCTCATGTTTTGTAGCCCCAAACTTTACTTAAGCTAACTCCCATCTTTTAGAACTTATGCCATTAGAGGAATACCATAAACTCAAACATGAAGTGTATAAATCACAGCTGATGTCATAGTTAATTGAGGACTACCTTTCTCGAATTGGCGGCTTGCTCTTCTAATTTTTCAATATCAGCTTGATCTACCGGAGATGAACTGGTAGAAGTTGTTTCAAATGCTTTTGGCTGCTTAAGGATAAAGCATATATAAGCCATTTTTCTAGCAATGCAATACGCAAGATTTCACCATTTATACAGAATACCACAAGACTAAAACCACTCAAATTGATCATATAATAAAAGCCTGAAGTGAGCAAAAGTTTTGAGCTTTACCATAAGTAGACGGATTAGATATAGGGGTTCACAGTCAGTGACAGGAACCAGAAGAGCCTTGATAATGGTTCTTCTCCTTACAGTCAGTGCCAAAAATGAAACCACCAACAGTTATTGACACATCAATTCCCCAGAGATGGATCCATGATTCACTAAGAGGGGTTGCTTATCGTGATTCCATACAATAACCTATAAATAAAATCCCAAGACTTAAACACTAGTCCAAATGAAGTAAAATGTTTTCCTTGACAGTATATCAGAAAAAGAAATTATTCCTTAAGCTTAACCTCCAAATGGCTCAACAAAAACAAGAAGTTCTAAATTTTATGCTAACCTTCAGAGAATGGCAAGGTACATTTCAGCAGCTACATTTCTATCAACtctgttaattaaaaaaaattaatatagagAAAATTGAGGGTCAGTACAAACCTTGGGTAATAGAGTATCAACCTTGCCCCAGTCATCTCAGCAGCTACATTTCTACCAACTCTGTTAATTAAAAAGAATACAAGGAATTCTCAACCATTTCAGTATCTTGCTTCACTGCAATAAATAGGCAAAGTAAAGAGAGAGTACTCACTTTCCAAGAACCGCCATGTAACCACCGGTCATATACTTGGAGCAATGGTCTCTAGTGCCTTCAACCACAGCTTCAGCAAAGGAGTTTCGGACAACAAACTGGAGATTGAATATGAGAACATTTACTATGAGGCATattaagagagaaagaaaaaggatTTTGAAGGAAAAATAACGAAGCCTGAATACTGAAACTCGATCTAGGTTTGGTGAAACTGGATCTAGGTTTTGTGAAACCGTTTTACTCTACAAGGAAAATAGTTAAAAAGAAGAAAACCATTgagatgaagaagaggaagatgaGATCGATGATTCATACCTATTGCAGAAGAATGACGAATCGAATGGATGGTGAAAGGAATGAAGCGATTTGAACGATGAACAGAGATCAATGAACAGTGATCGATTTGTACGatcgataaaaaaaatgaagcgATTGATTGCATGTGCTGTCTTTGGGACAAACGATGGGCCTCCCAATACTAATATTTGGGCTTTTTGAGTTAAGCCCAGGGACGGTTTATCCAAGTGTTGGTATAAAAGTGTTGCTAATGACTTATTTTTTTGTAGTGAGATAAAGAAAAACGAGATAACGTATCTCATGTTTGTTTGGAAAATAGTAGGATGAGACAGATGAGGGATAAACCTTTTATCCTACTAAAATTATAGTCATAGGGGAGATGACAAGACATGTGGATAACTTATTTAGATGGAAAATGTTAATTTCTCCCTCAAAATAAAATTACCCCAATAATattatcaatatataaaataagagaaaatataAGGTTGCAAATAGAACGATGGTGGGAATAGGAACTACATCCCTCATTCCCGTCTAGATGGGGAACCACATACCACCTCCACCCATATATTTCAATAAGCTTACTCACGAgatgttcatgaacattataatcaaatttgttaatgagtttgttcacaaACCTATAACCGAGTATGACGAGCTTTTGATTTTCTTCATGCTCAAACTCATCTCGTTTATTAATTGAACCTTAAAATCATGTCCAAACTCGCCTCCTTTATAAATTAAACCGAATATGATCGAGCTTTTACCATACCGAACGATGATTTGCTTATAAGCAATGTGACTCAATTACAACACTAGTTACACACAAAACTCGTACCTCTAAATCAACCCCGCACCATCATTAACCAACGTCATTACTCTATCTCACCGAAGTCTCTCTATGCACCTTTCTCTCTCCTCGCCTCGCTCTCTACTCAAATCTAGGATGCACACTCAAAAATCGAAAAAACCGTAAAACCAAATCGAAACCagataaaaaaaaggttaattGAAATTAATTGACTAGTgtctgatttttttattttaaaattaccGATTTTCGTATTTCAAAAACTGTgattaaccgaaaccgaccaaatatgaattaaatattataaaaataaatttatattattaaatatacTTATAAAAATATCAGTTATTTATCtatatctaataatatattaatatatacttATTACTTATTATCTTTTTCTAATAAAAAACAATTCATCCACCGATTAATTAGTCaattattatgttattatttaCATAGATTTACAGTACATGTCTTTTGAGGGTGATGCCGTGGATGGGATTCTCGAAAACTGCAGGGATTTGGATCTAAGAGGCTGgggaaaacagaaattttgggTGCAGGGTGGAGGCAGGGGAAGTTTTTCTCCTGAAGACTAAATTTGGACGGAAGTGTGTGTTACTACCCTTAACCGTGAAGATCCCTACTCCGCCTCTGAAAATTGCCCGTAGAGGTCCCCAAAAAATCACCGTgagctattattattattattatcaaaaaagaagaagtgtCTCTCTGCTTGCTAGGGTTTTATGGTGAAAAGGGTGATGGATAGATCTAGGGACAAGGAAAGGGGTGAGGCGGCCGGTGGTGATGGTGAGGTGGTGGCTAGGGCGGCTGGTGATGAGGGGACGGGAGATAGGGGGTTAGGTGATGTGGGTGGAGGTGGATCGTGGGAAATAGGGAAGGTGGATGTCTCGATGGTGGGAGATCGGCACGCGGCTGGGGAGttgggggttgggcggccgagTGGGGTTAGCGGTGGGGATCTGCGGTCTGCGGCTGCGGGTGAGGTGGTGGATGGCGTGCAGCAGGAGATGGGGGAGAAGGGGGTCGAGTTTGTTGGTTTGGGGCAGGGATTAGAAGGACGCGGGTCGGCGAGTATGGCGAGTAAGATGGTGGTTTTGGGGGCGAATGAAAGAAGGGTGGTAGGGGTAGAGGCAGGGAAGGAGGTTTTGGTGAGGGAGGGGCCGTCCTCGTCCATGGTTGGATTTGGTAGAGCGGAATTTGGGGATTTGGCTAGGGTTGGGGGTGTTGATGGTCAGGTTCTGGGGAACACGGGATCCTCTAAGAGTCAAATTGGTGAGAATGATTCAATTACTCCAATTGGAGATTTAGAAAATAAATTCAAATCTAACATTGGTTTAGGAAGAATCTCATGGAAAGATACAGTGATGAGAGTGAGAGAGGAGGAGCCGTGTATGGAGGAAATTTTCATGGAGGGAGATTCGGAAGATGTTTATTCTGAATCTGACGAAGAGGATGATAATCATGATGATCCGCTTTGTCCTGTGATCCGACTTTCCACGGCCGAGAAGCATACTTTTAGGAATAAATGGAAACTCTCTTTAATTATTACAGTACTTGGtaaaagaattagttttaattattttgcccaaaggatCCAGTCTCAGTGggcaaaaaaaaaggaaaatcagTATTACTGATTTGGAGAATGACTACTATGTAATTAAATTTACTAGGGCTGAAGACTTCAATGCTGTGATTAATGGGGGTCCgtatattatttctaatcaaGTTCTGGCCTTAACGCCATGGGTtccaaattttaatcctcatgattgctcGGTGAATAGAATTTTGACAtgggttagattcccagggCTACCAATTAAgtattataatgaaatttttcttaataaaatagGAGGGTTGGTTGgcaaggtccaccatgtggataaaactaccATTGGTGCTATTAGAGGTAAGTTTGCAAGAGTATGTATTGATATTGACCTTGCTAAACCCCTTTTGTCAAAATTTAGTGTTCATAATAAAGTTTACTTTATAGAGTACAAAGGTCTTCATAATATTTGCTTTGAATGTGGCATGTATGGCCATACTTATGAGGGGTGCCCGAAGAGGGAGAAGGATCTGAGAGAGGTTGGTGAGGTGGTTGAAGGTAAAGTTGAAGGTATCCAAAAAGATGAGGGGAATTTTGGCCCCTGGATGGTGGCGAAGAGGTCTGCCAGACGTAGGACTCGCACATCAGTTGCTCAGAATCGTCCTTCGGATATTAATATCCAAACTTCTCTAAATCAGTCAAATTCTGCTCCTACTGATAAAGAGAAGTCTAGCCCAATTATTGATAAAGGTTATGGAGCTGCTTCGGTCTTCACCTCAGGGTCTAGATTTGGGGCTCTGTATTGTATGGAAGCTCAAGATTCTGACCAGACAGACAAGCGAGTTGAGCAAAATATGCCAGGTGTAGATTCTGCTGAGTCTTCTAAGAAGGTGGTAGAGACTATTAATCCTCTATTTCTTTCCAAATGTGAAGGTCAGAATGGATCAAAATCTCATGTGTCGAATGTGATAGACAAACAGAAGGAGGTCAGTATCCCTAAATCTTGTGTTGAATCTTATGTTGGAAAGACTGTGGGTGTTAATAAACTTAGTATGAAAAAGCCTAAAGGCAAGCATAAAAGTACACTGAATTCTATGAATTCTTATGAGTCTTGTGGATAAGAGGGGGCCTAATGGTACCTCAGGAAGGCTcttaggagcccctaataaataccttATTTAAGGTTTGGGTGGGGTCAGTATTcttcctttctatggattttttgatttggaatgttagaggagcggctagtaaggctacccgtatccatgttaaagatttaattgaacagtttaatccttcttgttttgttttaatGGAAACTAAAACTAGTGGagttaaagcagatgaggtggttaaaaagtttagaaaCTGGAATTGTGCTAGATCGGAAGCTACTGGCCGtcctggtgggatttggctcttctggaagccagatcggGTTTATTTTGATATGAttagtatggataaacaatttattcattgtaAAGTAATCTTTCCTGGTAATAGTCCTTTCTTTATTACATTTGTTTATGTTAATCCTGTTATGGCTAATAAAAAacggctttgggaggttctGTATTCTATTAGTACAAGTATGACAGAGTCTTGGTTTGTGGCTggagactttaatgatattgctattatgagtgatcagagagggggtgcTAATCACTATGTTAATCATTGTCTgaatcataagcaaagtatggatcTTTGTGGGCTTTCTGATTTAGGGGTTGcaggtcataaattcacttggaagcggaATAGTACTTTTGTTCGTCTTGATAAAGTTTATGCTAATGTTGCTGCTCAAGTTAGGTTTCCTGAGCTGTCTGTTTTAAATCTTCCCTTCAGACACTCAGATCATTGTCCTATCCTTTTTAGGCTTATGAGAGCCAATCAGTTTAGAGGTAGTAGACCGTTTAGGTATCAGGTGGCTTGGGAATCTCATCCGGAGTTTAAAGATTTTGTTAAAGATAATTGGATACCTCATTCTAATGTCTTACAAGCTTCTGAAGGTTTTAGAAAGAATGTTCTGGGGTGGAATAAGAAAgtctttgggcatattattagaAGAAAAGAACAGTTTATTGAAGAGAATGGAGGGTATTCATAAGAGATTGGAGATTAGATTTGATCATAGTTTGGATGGTCTTCTCAGATCTCTTCACAAGGAGTTTGAAGCTGTATTAAGGCAAGAAGAGTTACTCTGGTTTCAGAAGTCTAGAAAAGCTTGGATTaaagatgg
The window above is part of the Euphorbia lathyris chromosome 3, ddEupLath1.1, whole genome shotgun sequence genome. Proteins encoded here:
- the LOC136222319 gene encoding aspartate aminotransferase, mitochondrial-like, which gives rise to MCEKKANREVCDDMEQSIAITSQIQRIARAMNNSPPLHGILLVSTILTDPTIKELWIKEVKEILCQSGSSLNWDHITEQVGMFCFSGLTAEPVVQLARQFHVYMTTVGRIRMELWQSTMRKPAFFFKRISSSTSLSSHCW